A genomic stretch from Pseudomonas sp. MUP55 includes:
- a CDS encoding NAD-glutamate dehydrogenase, with translation MAFFTAASKADFQHQLQAALAQHISEQALPQVALFAEQFFGIISLDELTQRRLSDLAGCTLSAWRLLERFDHTQPQVRVYNPDYERHGWQSTHTAVEVLHHDLPFLVDSVRTELNRRGYSIHTLQTTVLSVRRGSKGELLEILPKGTQGEGILQESLMYLEIDRCANAAELNVLSKELEQVLGEVRVAVADFEPMKAKVQDLLAGIDASAFAIDGEEKAEIKNFLEWLVGNHFTFLGYEEFVVRDEADGGHIEYDASSFLGLTKLLRAGLTAEDLRIEDYAVAYLREPTVLSFAKAAHPSRVHRPAYPDYVSIREISADGKVLKEHRFMGLYTSSVYGESVRVIPYIRRKVAEIERRSGFQAKAHLGKELAQVVEVLPRDDLFQTPVDELFSTVMSIVQIQERNKIRVFLRKDPYGRFCYCLAYVPRDIYSTEVRQKIQQVLMDRLKASDCEFWTFFSESVLARVQLILRVDPKNRLDIDPLQLEKEVVQACRSWQDDYASLVVESFGEAQGTNVLADFPKGFPAGYRERFAAHSAVVDMQHLNSLTEANPLVMSFYQPLGQVSGQRELHCKLYHADTPLALSDVLPILENLGLRVLGEFPYRLRHANGREFWIHDFAFIAAEGVNLDIQQLNDTLQDAFVHIVHGDAENDAFNRLVLTAGLPWRDVALLRAYARYLKQIRLGFDLGYIASTLNNHTDIARELTRLFKTRFYLARKLTADDLEDKQQRLEQAILSALDDVQVLNEDRILRRYLDLIKATLRTNFYQTDANGQNKSYFSFKFDPRAIPELPKPVPKFEIFVYSPRVEGVHLRFGNVARGGLRWSDREEDFRTEVLGLVKAQQVKNSVIVPVGAKGGFLPRRLPLGGSRDEIAAEGIACYRIFISGLLDITDNLKDGVLVPPVNVVRHDDDDPYLVVAADKGTATFSDIANGIAIDYGFWLGDAFASGGSAGYDHKKMGITAKGAWVGVQRHFRERGINVQEDSITVVGVGDMAGDVFGNGLLMSDKLQLVAAFNHLHIFIDPNPNPATSFVERQRMFELPRSAWTDYDTSIMSEGGGIFSRSAKSIAISPQMKERFDIQADKLTPTELLNALLKAPVDLLWNGGIGTYVKASTESHADVGDKANDALRVNGNELRCKVVGEGGNLGMTQLGRVEFGLNGGGSNTDFIDNAGGVDCSDHEVNIKILLNEVVQAGDMTDKQRNQLLASMTDEVGNLVLGNNYKQTQALSLAARKAYERAAEYKRLMSDLEGRGKLDRAIEYLPTEEQLTERAANGKGLTRPELSVLISYSKIDLKEALLKSQVPDDEYLTRDMETAFPPSLVAKFSEAMRRHRLKREIVSTQIANDLVNHMGITFVQRLKESTGMSPANVAGAYVIVRDIFHLPHWFRQIEALDHQVSADVQLELMDELMRLGRRATRWFLRSRRNEQDAGRDTAHFGPHLAALGLKLDELLEGPTREGWQNRYQAYTQAGVPELLARMVAGTTHLYTLLPIIEAADVTGHDAAEVAKAYFAVGSALDLPWYLQQISDLPVANNWQAQAREAFRDDVDWQQRAITISVLQMADAPQDMEARVALWLEQHQDMADRWRAMMVEIRAAVGTDYAMYAVANRELLDLALSGQSVLQPA, from the coding sequence ATGGCGTTCTTCACCGCAGCCAGCAAGGCCGACTTCCAGCATCAACTGCAAGCGGCACTGGCGCAGCACATCAGTGAACAGGCACTGCCACAAGTGGCGCTGTTCGCTGAGCAATTCTTCGGCATTATTTCCCTGGACGAACTGACCCAGCGTCGCCTTTCCGACCTGGCCGGTTGCACCCTGTCTGCCTGGCGCCTGCTTGAGCGCTTTGATCACACCCAACCGCAAGTGCGGGTCTACAACCCCGATTACGAACGTCATGGCTGGCAATCGACCCACACCGCGGTCGAAGTGCTGCACCATGACCTGCCATTTCTGGTGGACTCGGTACGTACCGAGCTGAACCGCCGTGGCTACAGCATCCATACCCTGCAGACCACCGTGCTCAGCGTGCGTCGCGGCAGCAAGGGCGAGCTGCTGGAAATCCTGCCCAAGGGCACCCAGGGCGAAGGCATCCTGCAAGAATCGCTGATGTACCTGGAGATCGACCGCTGCGCCAACGCCGCCGAACTGAATGTGCTGAGCAAAGAGCTTGAGCAGGTGCTGGGCGAAGTGCGCGTGGCCGTGGCTGATTTCGAACCGATGAAAGCCAAGGTCCAGGACCTGCTGGCCGGTATCGACGCCAGCGCGTTCGCGATCGACGGCGAAGAAAAAGCCGAGATCAAGAACTTCCTCGAATGGCTGGTGGGCAACCACTTCACCTTCCTGGGCTATGAAGAGTTCGTGGTACGTGACGAGGCGGACGGCGGTCATATCGAATATGACGCCAGCTCCTTCCTCGGCCTGACCAAGCTGCTGCGCGCCGGCCTCACCGCCGAAGACCTGCGCATCGAAGACTACGCCGTCGCCTACCTGCGCGAACCGACCGTGCTGTCGTTCGCCAAGGCGGCACACCCGAGCCGCGTGCACCGTCCGGCGTATCCGGACTACGTGTCGATCCGTGAGATCAGCGCCGACGGCAAGGTCCTCAAGGAACACCGTTTCATGGGCCTCTACACCTCCTCGGTGTACGGCGAAAGCGTGCGGGTGATTCCTTACATCCGCCGCAAGGTCGCGGAAATCGAGCGTCGTTCTGGCTTCCAGGCCAAGGCGCACCTGGGCAAGGAACTGGCCCAGGTGGTTGAAGTACTGCCACGTGACGACCTGTTCCAGACCCCGGTGGATGAGCTGTTCAGCACCGTGATGTCGATCGTGCAGATCCAGGAACGCAACAAGATCCGCGTATTCCTGCGCAAAGACCCGTATGGCCGGTTCTGCTACTGCCTGGCCTACGTGCCGCGTGACATCTATTCCACCGAAGTGCGCCAGAAGATCCAGCAAGTGCTGATGGATCGCCTGAAGGCCTCGGACTGCGAATTCTGGACGTTCTTCTCCGAATCCGTGCTGGCCCGTGTCCAGCTGATTCTGCGGGTTGACCCGAAGAACCGCCTGGACATCGACCCGCTGCAACTGGAAAAGGAAGTGGTGCAGGCCTGCCGCAGCTGGCAGGACGACTACGCCAGCCTGGTGGTGGAAAGCTTCGGCGAAGCGCAAGGCACCAACGTGCTGGCCGATTTCCCGAAAGGCTTCCCGGCCGGCTACCGCGAGCGTTTCGCCGCGCATTCGGCCGTGGTCGACATGCAGCACCTCAACAGCCTGACCGAAGCCAACCCGCTGGTGATGAGCTTCTATCAGCCGCTGGGCCAGGTCTCCGGCCAGCGTGAGCTGCATTGCAAGCTCTACCACGCCGACACCCCGCTGGCGCTGTCCGACGTGCTGCCGATCCTGGAAAACCTCGGCCTGCGCGTGCTGGGCGAGTTCCCGTACCGCCTGCGCCACGCCAATGGCCGCGAGTTCTGGATCCATGATTTCGCGTTCATCGCCGCCGAAGGCGTGAACCTGGATATCCAGCAGCTCAACGACACCCTGCAGGACGCGTTCGTGCATATCGTTCACGGCGATGCCGAAAACGATGCGTTCAACCGTCTGGTACTCACCGCCGGCCTGCCATGGCGCGACGTCGCGCTGCTGCGCGCTTACGCCCGTTACCTCAAGCAGATCCGCCTGGGCTTCGACCTCGGCTACATCGCCAGCACCCTGAACAACCACACCGATATCGCCCGCGAATTGACCCGGTTGTTCAAGACCCGCTTCTACCTGGCGCGCAAGCTCACCGCCGACGACCTGGAAGACAAGCAGCAGCGTCTGGAACAAGCGATCCTCAGCGCCCTGGACGACGTTCAGGTGCTCAACGAAGACCGCATCCTGCGTCGCTACCTGGACCTGATCAAGGCGACCCTGCGCACCAACTTCTACCAGACTGACGCCAACGGCCAGAACAAGTCGTACTTCAGCTTCAAGTTCGACCCGCGCGCCATCCCCGAACTGCCCAAGCCGGTGCCGAAGTTTGAAATCTTCGTCTACTCGCCACGGGTTGAAGGTGTGCACCTGCGCTTTGGCAACGTCGCTCGCGGCGGCCTGCGCTGGTCGGACCGTGAAGAAGACTTCCGTACCGAAGTGCTCGGCCTGGTAAAAGCCCAGCAAGTGAAGAACTCGGTGATCGTGCCCGTGGGCGCCAAGGGCGGCTTCCTGCCCCGTCGCCTGCCATTGGGCGGCAGCCGTGACGAGATCGCGGCCGAGGGCATCGCCTGCTACCGCATCTTCATTTCCGGCCTGTTGGACATTACCGACAACCTCAAAGACGGCGTCCTGGTGCCGCCGGTCAACGTTGTGCGCCATGACGACGATGACCCGTACCTGGTGGTGGCGGCGGACAAGGGCACTGCGACCTTCTCCGACATCGCCAACGGTATCGCCATCGATTACGGCTTCTGGCTGGGCGACGCGTTCGCCTCCGGCGGTTCGGCCGGTTACGACCACAAGAAAATGGGCATCACCGCCAAGGGCGCGTGGGTGGGTGTGCAGCGTCACTTCCGTGAGCGCGGCATCAACGTGCAGGAAGACAGCATCACCGTGGTCGGCGTCGGCGATATGGCCGGTGACGTGTTCGGTAACGGCTTGCTCATGTCCGACAAGCTGCAACTGGTCGCGGCCTTCAACCACCTGCACATCTTCATCGACCCGAACCCGAACCCGGCAACCAGCTTCGTCGAGCGCCAGCGCATGTTCGAACTGCCGCGTTCGGCCTGGACCGACTACGACACCAGCATCATGTCCGAAGGCGGCGGTATCTTCTCGCGCAGCGCGAAGAGCATTGCCATCTCGCCACAGATGAAAGAACGCTTCGACATCCAGGCCGACAAGCTGACCCCGACCGAACTGCTCAACGCCTTGCTCAAGGCGCCGGTGGACCTGTTGTGGAACGGCGGTATCGGTACCTACGTCAAGGCCAGCACCGAAAGCCACGCCGATGTAGGCGACAAGGCCAACGACGCGCTGCGTGTCAACGGCAACGAGCTGCGCTGCAAGGTGGTGGGCGAGGGCGGTAACCTGGGCATGACCCAACTGGGTCGTGTGGAATTCGGCCTCAATGGCGGCGGTTCCAACACCGACTTCATCGACAACGCCGGTGGCGTGGACTGCTCCGACCACGAAGTGAACATCAAGATCCTGCTCAACGAAGTGGTGCAGGCCGGTGACATGACCGACAAGCAACGCAACCAGTTGCTGGCGAGCATGACCGACGAAGTCGGCAACCTGGTGTTGGGCAACAACTACAAGCAGACCCAGGCCCTGTCCCTGGCTGCGCGCAAGGCTTACGAGCGTGCTGCCGAGTACAAGCGCCTGATGAGCGACCTGGAAGGCCGTGGCAAGCTGGACCGCGCCATCGAGTACCTGCCGACCGAGGAGCAGCTCACCGAGCGCGCCGCGAATGGCAAGGGCCTGACGCGTCCAGAGCTGTCGGTGTTGATTTCCTACAGCAAGATCGACCTCAAGGAAGCGCTGCTCAAGTCCCAGGTACCGGATGACGAGTACCTGACCCGTGACATGGAGACCGCGTTCCCGCCGAGCCTGGTGGCCAAGTTCTCCGAAGCCATGCGTCGCCATCGTCTGAAGCGCGAAATCGTCAGCACCCAGATCGCCAACGACCTGGTCAACCACATGGGCATCACCTTCGTTCAACGACTCAAAGAGTCGACCGGCATGAGCCCGGCGAACGTTGCGGGCGCCTACGTGATCGTTCGCGACATCTTCCACCTCCCGCACTGGTTCCGTCAGATCGAAGCCCTGGACCACCAGGTTTCAGCCGACGTGCAACTGGAGCTGATGGATGAACTGATGCGCCTGGGCCGTCGCGCCACGCGCTGGTTCCTGCGCAGCCGTCGCAACGAGCAGGACGCCGGGCGTGACACGGCGCACTTCGGTCCGCACCTGGCGGCGCTGGGTCTCAAGCTCGACGAACTGCTGGAAGGCCCGACCCGTGAAGGCTGGCAAAACCGTTACCAGGCCTACACCCAGGCCGGCGTACCGGAGTTGTTGGCGCGCATGGTTGCAGGTACTACGCACCTGTACACCCTGCTGCCGATCATCGAAGCCGCCGACGTGACCGGGCATGACGCCGCTGAGGTGGCCAAGGCCTACTTCGCCGTCGGCAGCGCCCTGGACCTGCCGTGGTACCTGCAGCAGATCAGCGACCTGCCGGTGGCCAACAACTGGCAGGCCCAGGCCCGCGAAGCCTTCCGCGACGACGTGGACTGGCAGCAACGGGCGATCACCATTTCGGTATTGCAGATGGCCGACGCGCCACAAGACATGGAAGCCCGCGTGGCCCTGTGGCTTGAGCAGCACCAGGACATGGCTGATCGCTGGCGCGCCATGATGGTGGAAATTCGTGCTGCGGTTGGCACGGACTACGCCATGTATGCGGTGGCCAACCGGGAGTTGCTGGACTTGGCGTTGAGCGGTCAGTCGGTGTTGCAACCGGCTTGA
- a CDS encoding dermonecrotic toxin domain-containing protein, with product MNNVTAYTSYGHMSVSASVPVDGPTAPIDPPKAPAINDPARPESNAGSSGVAPSATPDGLDNAFWAAQYQKWKASSFGKSDAWKDAHIPAHLKVFLAHDRSVQLDAGIKDYSTMNYVASPEMRESTRNQIKAHYKEHHGLDIDPDKTYLMTFAYNVRGHTPPYPGRIISKISLTDAAIKNIQDTPGHDNLPKVSFNPHQEPPPPIEIVDNLTIGYHRSSGRHGYQKSPTALQTQQYEGIYFDPPAEEHYDASNQAPITPKSFRAYVWDTSFSKTHKAELDNFWNEYRDKYSTLSKMSFVTAAHKQFEENTLSPEGRDLAMRLAGISAQKPLDSLTARDFQAGYTQDPDLELKELTFEGRVASGIFYAIDKTTQKTLLYMTGNSSPIHEFDNPTLMRKWLTEQMTDETKRKQFAEYFKLDDRADSVWEAGIDVHLEKTGLYAKHHIDWLEDRPFGGKPIEADPFKSMQARVEQYTYNNTDSTYVSNDDWKKKNVLAGLKSASKSLVILAPVALAVPQIGIAVLLFDLGIAATEIGLGIDDYRKGRPGAVDRITFGAFNAVQIASKQAGSQVFGPLVKPPIERAILPKIIPQINPPT from the coding sequence ATGAACAACGTAACTGCGTATACCTCTTATGGGCACATGAGTGTGTCGGCGTCTGTGCCGGTCGACGGCCCCACTGCTCCTATCGACCCGCCGAAGGCTCCAGCGATTAATGACCCCGCCCGCCCCGAATCAAACGCTGGCTCATCCGGCGTTGCACCCTCTGCAACGCCTGACGGGCTCGACAACGCTTTTTGGGCGGCCCAATACCAAAAGTGGAAAGCGTCCAGCTTTGGTAAATCCGACGCGTGGAAAGATGCCCATATCCCGGCACACCTTAAAGTCTTTTTGGCGCATGACCGATCAGTTCAGCTCGACGCCGGAATAAAAGATTATTCAACGATGAACTACGTTGCTTCACCCGAAATGAGAGAGAGCACCCGGAATCAGATAAAAGCTCACTATAAAGAACATCATGGGCTGGATATCGACCCGGATAAAACGTACCTGATGACATTCGCCTACAACGTGAGGGGTCACACACCGCCCTACCCCGGCCGAATTATCAGCAAAATATCCTTGACGGATGCTGCGATCAAAAATATTCAAGACACCCCTGGCCACGACAACCTGCCCAAGGTCTCTTTCAATCCACATCAAGAACCTCCACCCCCCATTGAAATCGTGGATAACCTGACGATCGGGTATCACCGCAGCTCTGGCCGCCATGGCTACCAAAAAAGTCCAACTGCACTGCAAACCCAACAGTACGAAGGGATTTACTTCGACCCTCCTGCCGAGGAACACTACGACGCGTCCAACCAAGCCCCCATCACGCCAAAATCATTCCGTGCCTACGTATGGGATACCAGTTTCAGCAAAACACATAAAGCTGAGCTAGATAACTTCTGGAACGAATACCGAGACAAGTACAGCACGTTGTCCAAGATGTCTTTTGTGACTGCCGCGCATAAACAATTCGAGGAAAATACCCTAAGCCCAGAGGGCCGTGACCTGGCGATGCGGCTGGCTGGCATCAGTGCGCAAAAGCCACTTGACTCATTGACGGCCAGGGACTTTCAAGCGGGCTATACCCAAGATCCCGATCTGGAGCTAAAAGAACTTACGTTTGAAGGGCGGGTGGCGTCGGGCATTTTTTATGCCATCGATAAAACCACCCAAAAAACCCTGCTCTACATGACAGGCAATTCATCTCCCATCCATGAGTTCGACAACCCTACCCTGATGCGCAAGTGGTTGACAGAACAAATGACGGACGAAACAAAACGCAAACAGTTCGCTGAATATTTCAAGCTGGACGACCGCGCAGACAGCGTATGGGAAGCCGGGATTGATGTGCACCTTGAAAAAACCGGGCTCTATGCAAAACATCACATTGACTGGTTGGAGGATAGGCCTTTCGGCGGAAAACCCATCGAAGCAGACCCGTTCAAAAGCATGCAGGCCCGTGTGGAGCAATATACCTATAACAACACTGATTCGACCTATGTCAGCAATGACGACTGGAAGAAAAAGAACGTGCTCGCCGGATTAAAGAGTGCCAGCAAGTCCTTGGTGATACTTGCCCCGGTAGCGCTCGCCGTGCCGCAGATTGGTATCGCAGTCTTGCTGTTTGATCTGGGCATCGCCGCAACAGAAATCGGTTTGGGTATTGATGATTACCGAAAGGGACGGCCGGGTGCAGTTGACCGCATTACTTTTGGCGCTTTCAATGCGGTGCAGATAGCGAGCAAACAAGCGGGTTCACAAGTGTTTGGCCCCCTGGTAAAGCCGCCTATAGAGCGGGCGATTCTGCCCAAGATCATTCCGCAGATTAATCCGCCCACTTAA